Proteins encoded in a region of the Raphanus sativus cultivar WK10039 chromosome 8, ASM80110v3, whole genome shotgun sequence genome:
- the LOC130499026 gene encoding uncharacterized protein LOC130499026 yields MASLYTQRDSEEVPRRPASTEDEPESRGAANDRTRVQVDSDSDTEDEEYSPDNPKISDPALAAYLERVVSERFGTIQSMVERLPGAAPPIRRSNQGSYSDTPFVEEIASVEMPRKFSFPSIKMYEGTGDPDNHIAQYKQRMLAVAIPQDARKATMCKGFGSTLTGPLFSGISTCPPNPSNPLQPLAITRFNQAKVAIPECNADTTNSAFKRGLLPVGDLYKELIKYKCRIMEDVLSCAWVQVRWEEDVASRTKAGPKYDQKPSKATRNDRDESSHSKSARETSNPNRGRYQHRPLPRSEGMIVSTWPDISHLAITKPELISDLRQMGPQVKWPPKMKAAEANRNPKRWCEFHSDHGHTTEDCIALKMEVAELLKNFLNKESPSLPIEAAPALPPQQDRVIHVITGGSEVSGISSAAAKKSTRNARNGREAEGPKRLPLGTDEISFTARDQEKVLVPHHDALVNLRGKTQVS; encoded by the exons ATGGCTTCACTCTACACTCAGCGAGACAGTGAAGAGGTACCTCGCCGACCTGCCTCAACCGAAGACGAACCCGAAAGCCGAGGAGCCGCGAACGATAGGACCCGAGTACAAGTAGATAGCGATTCCGATACGGAGGACGAGGAGTATTCACCCGACAATCCCAAGATCTCAGATCCAGCCCTAGCAGCTTACTTAGAAAGAGTGGTCTCCGAAAGGTTcggcaccattcaatctatggtagaaaggcttCCAGGGGCAGCTCCTCCTATTCGAAGAAGCAATCAGgggtcctactccgatacaccttttgtggaagagattgcttcggtGGAGATGCCGCGAAAGTTCTCTTTCCCAAGCATAAAGATGTACGAAGGTACTGGGGATCCCGACAATCACATTgctcagtacaagcaacgcatgctagcagtagcaatcccTCAAGATGCACGGaaagctaccatgtgcaagggATTCGGATCGACCTTGACCGGCCCGCTCTTCAGTGGTATATCAACCTGCCCACCAAATCCATCAAatcctttgcagcccttagcgatAA CTCGCTTCAACCAGGCGAAGGTGGCTATTCCtgagtgcaacgctgatacgACTAACTCAGCCTTCAAGAGGGGTCTACTTCCAGTGGGAGACCTttacaaggagctgatcaaatacaagtgcaggaTTATGGAAGATGTGCTCTCCTGTGCTTGGGTTCAAGtaagatgggaagaagatgttgctaGTAGGACTAAAGCCGGTCCAAAGTACGATCAGAAGCCGTCAAAGGCTACAAGGAATGACCGCGACGAGTCTTCCCACTCGAAGTCCGCCAGGGAGACTAGCAACCCGAATAGGGGCAGGTATCAGCATCGACCTTTGCCTAGATCCGAAGGGATGATTGTGTCTACTTGGCCTGACATCTCCCATCTCGCGATAACTAAACCGGAGCTGATCAGTGACTTACGACAAATGGGTCCTCAAGTTAAGTGGCCTCCTAAGATGAAGGCCGCAGAGGCTAATCGAAATCCCAAGCGATGGTGCGAGTTCCACAGTGATCATGGACATACTACAGAGGATTGCATAGCCCTAAAGATGGAAGTCGCCGAGCTCCTCAAgaactttttaaataaagaaagtCCCAGCCTCCCTATCGAGGCAGCTCCTGCATTGCCACCACAGCAAGATCGGGTTATCCACGTCATCACAGGTGGATCAGAGGTGAGCGGAATTAGCAGTGCCGCAGCCAAGAAAAGTACTCGCAATGCCAGGAACGGCCGAGAGGCCGAGGGTCCCAAGCGCCTGCCCCTTGGAACAGATGAGATCAGTTTCACTGCAAGGGACCAGGAGAAGGTCCTCGTCCCTCATCATGACGCTCTCGTCAACCTTAGGGGAAAGACTCAGGTCTcatag